The genomic DNA GAGCCATCTCGCGCATACGGACACGGGACAGACCGAACTTGCGGAGGTAACCGCGGGGACGGCCGTCATGGGCGTCACGGTTACGGACGCGGACGGCGGAGGCGTCGCGCGGCTGACGGTTCAGCTCGAACTGTGCGTCCAGACGGTCCTCGTCAGAGGTGTTCGGGTTCTTGATGATTGCCTTGAGCTCGGCGCGACGCTCCGCGTAACGGGCGACGATCTCCTTGCGCTGCTCGTTCTTGGCGATCTTTGACTTCTTAGCCATAGATTATCGCTCCTCGCGGAATTCGACGTGCTTACGGACAACCGGGTCGTACTTCATCATGGAGATGCGGTCCGGGTTGTTGCGCTTGTTCTTGCGGGTGACATAGGTGTAGCCGGTGCCAGCCGTAGACTTCAGCTTGATGATGGGACGAATATCGTTACGTGCCATGGTTAGATCTTCTCCCCACGTGCGCGGATCTTGGCCACGACGGACTCGATGCCGTCGCGGTCGATGACCTTCATGCCCTTGACGGACACGTTCAGGGTGATGGTGCGGCCCTCAGAGGGCAGGTAGTACCGCTTGCGCTGAATGTTGGGGTTCCAACGGCGCGAGTGGCGGCGGTGCGAGTGCGAGACGGTCTTGCCGAATTCCGGCTTGCGTCCCGTGACCTGGCAAATAGCCGACATGGGTGCTTCTTTCTCCTTGCCGCCCAGTAAACGCGGCTATGAGGAGGTGTTGAGAGGACACCAGGGCAACGCCACTCCGAACGATTAGTGTGAGGTGAGATGTTCGGGGCGCTGCCGAATAGCCGGCTGACGGGGCGTAAACGAATACTTTCGACAACAGCAAGGGACAACCCTACAAGCCGGGGCGCGGAAAACCTAATCGCGAAACCGCCTCCGGGCCCCTGGCCGTGACCTCCGTGGGCGGGAAAGGTGCGATCCGGGAATTTCGTGATCTGTCAGGCGGGCTGTATGCTTATCGCGGTTATGGATGCGTCCCAATGTGGCGTTTCCGTGGCGGCGGCTGACTTTTGTCGCTGACGAAGCGCAGTCCGCAGTTGACAGTACATCGAACCCAACTCAGGCACGATCCGGGCCGGACAATTCTCGTCCAGCTCGCCCGGAAGCGACCTGATGTTCCATCCTGAGGGAAACGATTAATAATGAGAAGTGACATCCATCCGGATTACCACCCGGTGGTTTTCCAGGACGCCGGCACCGGCTTCCAGTTCCTGACCCGTTCCACCGCCACCTCTGACCGCACGGTCGAGTTCGAGGGTGCAGAGTACCCGCTGATCGTCGTCGACGTCACCAGCGAGTCCCACCCGTTCTGGACTGGCGCTCAGCGCGTCATGGACACCGCAGGCCGCGTCGAGAAGTTCAACAAGCGCTTCGGTGCGATGGCCCGTCGCAAGAAGAAGACCGAAAACAACTAGGTAAGGAGGGAAAACACCATGGCAACTCCCAAGTTCAAGATGTCTCGTGCGAACACCCGCATGCGTCGCTCCCAGTGGAAGGCCGACAACGTCGCCCTCCAGGAGGTCACCATCGACGGTCAGACGGTGCGCATCCCGCGTCGTCTGGTCAAGGCCGCCAAGCTCGGTCTCGTCGACGTCGAGCAGTTCTAGGATCTTTTCCCAGGACCAGCTTAACGGGTAGACACCCCGTCATTCGCCACCGTTGAGAAATCTCGGTGGCGAATGACATTTTCCCGGGACAACATTCTCAGGCCGCCCAAGCGGGTGGCGGTAGGGAAGATCCTTAACTGATGGGACATAATGAGGTTTATGAAAATTCTTGTCGTCGATGATGAGCAGGCGGTGCGGGAATCTCTGCGCCGCTCGCTGGCCTTCAACGGGTACGACGTGTCGCTCGCCGAAGATGGGGCCGAAGGCCTGGAGAAGATCCAGAGGGAACAGCCCGACCTGGTCATCCTCGACGTGATGATGCCCCAGATGGACGGCCTCGAGGTGTGCCGCACCCTGCGCAGCACAGGCTACGACCGGCCGGTCCTCATGCTGACCGCTCGTGACGGCGTCGCCGATCGCGTCGCCGGGCTGGACGCCGGTGCGGACGATTACCTGCCGAAGCCTTTCGCCCTGGAGGAGCTGCTCGCCCGCGTCCGCTCCCTCCTGCGCCGGGCGGCGCAGGAGGCGACGACCTCCCCCGTGGAGCCCACGGAGCTGGTCTTCGAGGACCTGACGATGAATCCGCAGACGCGCGACGTGCGCCGGGGCGAGCGATCGATCTCGCTGACCCGCACGGAGTTCGCCCTGCTGCAGCTGCTCATGCAGAACCCGCGGGTGGTGCTGGCTCGCCAGACCATCCTCGAGGAAGTCTGGGGCTACGACTTCCCGACCTCCGGCAACGCTCTCGAGGTCTACATCGGCTACCTGCGCCGCAAGACCGAGGCCGGCGGTGAGCCCAGGCTCATCCACACGGTCCGCGGCGTCGGATACGTCCTGCGGGAGACCGCCCCCTAATGCTTCGCAAGCCAATCCCGCACCCGGAGATTCCCGGGGGCAGCAGCGAGCCGGTGGCCGCCGGCGCTGAGGGGGCGGCTCTCGACGACGGGACGCAGGGTTCATCCGCGGCCTCCGCCGGCGCCCAAGCCCCACTGCGGTGGCGCCTGGCAATGCTGACGGCGATGGTCGTGGCCGTGGCGGTGGGGGCGATGACCGTCGTGACCTACTGGACCATTTCGGCTTCGGTGACCGCCGCCGTCGACCACAACCTCGACGTCAAGGCGGACCCGTTCATCGAGCGCGCCGCCGATCCCGAGTTCTTCCTGTCGGTGGACGAGGAGATCGCCAACTTCAAGCGCTACAACCCGGACATCCGCGTGTCGATCGCCACCCCGCAGAACGCCTACGTCGCGGGGGACAACATTCCCGCGGGAGACGTCGCCGAGGGCGGTGGTGCGGAGGCTGCCCAGGGCACCGACGGTGCCGAGGGGGCTGAGGGCGGCGCCCAGACGTCGGCCCGCACGGTGGGGCACGAGCGCATTCTGACGCAGCGCGCGGAAGGGGTCACGGTCGTGCTGGCGCAGAACATGGACGCCACGCACCAGTTGATCGCGGCTCTCGGCGCCGTCCTGCTGGTGATCACGGCCTTGGGCGTCCTGCTGTCGATCGCGGCCGGCATGGTCGTCGCCACCGCGGGACTGCGGCCGTTGTCGCGGGTGCAGCGGGCCGTCGAGTACGTGACCCGGACGGATGACCTCCGTCCGATTCAGGTGGTCGGCAACGACGAGCTGGCCCAGCTGACGAGGTCCTTCAACGCGATGCTGGCCGCGCTCCAGGATTCCCGAAACCGCCAGACGCAGCTCGTCGCCGACGCGGGCCACGAGCTCAAGACCCCGCTGACCTCCATCCGGACGAACATCGACCTGCTGATCATGCTGAACCACTCGGGGGAGCAGCACCGGCTCTCGGAGTCGGACATGCGCGACCTGGAGAATGACGTGCGGGCCCAGCTCGACGAGATGTCCCGCCTGATCGGCGATCTGGTGGATCTGGCTCGGGAGGAGACCCCCATTCAGCAGGTCAGCGAGACTGACGTGGAGGAGGTGCTCTTCCAGTCCATCAACCGGGTGCAGCGCCGTCGCCCGGACGTCACCTTCGACGTGGAGTCCGTTCCGTGGCTGGTCATGGCCGATCCTGCGTCGCTGGGCCGCGTCATGGTCAATCTGCTCGACAACGCCGGTAAGTGGTCCCCCAAGCAGGGCACCGTCCGGGTCGCGCTGACCCGGATCGGCCCGGACACCGCTGAGCTCAGCGTCGCGGACTCCGGTCCCGGCATCGCCGAGCAGGAACGTGAGGCGGTGTTCGAACGCTTCTACCGTTCCACGGAGTCCCGCTCCATGCCGGGTTCAGGTCTGGGCCTGGCGATCGTCAAGCAGGTCGTGGATCGGCTCGGTGGCACCATCGTCGCGGAGGAATCCGCGGACGGCGGCACGCTGATGCGGGCCACGCTGCCCGGGCACGCACCACTCGACGATGAGGAAGGCGACAGCGCACGCACCACCCTCGCACCGGATTCCGAGGAGCGTGGCGTGGCCTTCACAGAACGATGGTTCACGGGCTGGCAGACCTAGATGAATTCCGGCAGGTCACCACATGCAGGGATTCCACAGGAACTGTGCCTCGTCGGAGCAGGGGAGCAGCAGCGCCCTGACAGTTGAATCTTTAAGATGGTGACTCATGACGAACATCCCCGGAGATCCCCCCTCGTCCCCTCACGGTCCCGGTGCTGACCCCGGACCCGTGGAGGGTCCGCATTATCAGAACGTCTCCTCGCCCTACGGCCAGACTCCCCGCCAGGACGCGCCCCGGCAGGTCTATGGTCCCGGGCTGGACCCCGGGCTAGACGATGCCGACCGCCCCGCCCCGTCCGGTCCCGCCACCGCCGGCGGCCGGAAGGTGGGCCTCAGCACCGCGCTGGGCCTCATGCTCGCCGGGGCGGTCGCTGCGGGCTCCGTCACCGGCGTTGCCGTCAGCAGCCTGGGCTCCGACTCCGGGGGCGAGGCGGACGCACCCGCCGCGGCGAATGACGGGCCCTCCAATTCACTGGAGGCGCCGTCCGCGGACGCCCCGCCGGCGGAGGAGGGCAGCGTCGAGCACGTCGCCTCCACCGTCCTGCCCGCGGTGGTGTCCATTCAGGTCGTCACCCCAGGCAGCGCCGGTGAGGGGTCGGGTTCGATCATCTCCCAGGACGGTTATGTCCTGACCAACCACCACGTGGTGGGCGCCGCCGGCGAGAACGGGACCATCCAGGTCACGCTCCACGACGGACGCCAGATTCCAGCCGATCTCGTCGCCTCTGATCCGGCCACCGACATCGGCGTCATCAAGATCCGCGACCAGCAGGGCCTGCCGACCATCCAGTTCGGCGACTCCTCGCAGCTCAACGTGGGCCAGGAGGTCGTCGCGGTCGGCGCCCCGCTGGGGCTGTCAGGGACCGTGACCAGCGGAATCGTCTCGGCCCTCAACCGTCCGGTCCGGGCGACCCAGGACGGTGGCGAGTCCTCGCTCATCGACGGCATCCAGACCGACGCCGCCATCAACCCCGGCAACTCGGGCGGCCCGCTGGTGGACATGAACGGCCACATCATCGGCATGAACTCGGTGATCGCCACCGCCAGCCAGACCTCGGGCTCCATCGGCCTGGGCTTCGCCATCCCGTCGAATTTCGCCCAGCGCGTCGCCCAGCAGCTGATCGAGGACGGCAGGGCGGTGCAGCCGATGCTGGGCGTGACCGTCGACATCCGCAGTCAGGCTCGCGGGGCCCAGGTCAACGAGGTCATGCCGGACGGCCCGGCCGCACAGGCCGGGATTGAGCCGGGGGAAGTCATCCGGCGCATCGACGACCGCGCGATCGATACCGCCGACGCATTGATCGCCGCCGTGCGCTCGCAGGACTTCGGCGAGACGGTGACCCTGGAGGTCTACAACCCCGAGCGGGACGAAACCCGGTCCGTCGATGTAACGTTGAGCGAAGAATAGCGGTGCCAGGAGTATCGAAGCCCCCGGTCACACCCCCGAACACCGCATACGAAGCAGCAGGAGCCACCCATGAACCGCCCGCTTGAGGAGACCGTCGTCCCCGAGAACCGCAACACCGATCTCCTTGATCTCGTTGAACCCGATGATGATCTCCTTCTCGCCGCCGAACGCGAGGCGGACGTGGCGCCGGCCCGGCGTCGCGCGCTTCTCGTCCTGGTCCGGGACCACGTCCCCGACGGCGATGACATCGACCGGGTCGCCACGGAACTACTGGTGGCGGCCGGTTTCCAGGTGGACGCCTGCGTCACCGTGAAGAACAAGAAGAACCAGATCCGGAAGGCCATCGAGACCGCCGTCGTCGGCGGCGTGGACCTGCTGCTGACCGTCGGCGGCACCGGAGTGCGCCCCCGGGACAAGACCCCCGAGGCCACCGCCGTGGTGCTGGACCAGGAACTTCCGGGCATCGCCCAGGCACTGCGGGCCTCCGCCCGGGAGGCGGGGGCGATCGACGCGATGGTCTCCCGTGGCGTTGCGGGGCTGTCCGGGTCCACGGTCGTCGTCAATCTGGCGGGCTCCCGGGAGGCCATCGAGGACGGCTTGTCGACGCTTCCCCCGCTGGTGATGTACCTCATCGACCAGCTCAACACGCACTCGGTGGACGAGTTCTGATGTCGGGCAAGGAGCAGCGCTCCCGGCGCCGGCGCGTGGTGCGGCACAGCGATGCCGAGCACATCGACCGCACCATGGACAGCCCCCACCACGAATTCGGTGAGGCGGAGTCGCGCGACGGGGAAAGACACGTCGAGCTCGACGGCGAACCCGACGCCGAAGACGCGGCCGAGCAGTCGGCGGAGGAGTTCCTCGCAGAGCAGCGCCCGCCCCACCACGGCGGTTAGCGCCCGCCGAGAGAACGACGTCCCCGCCCCCTTCCAGAAGGAGGGGGCGGGGACGTCGTTCGTCGGGGGTTAGAGCTTGGTGCTGCCGTCGTTCGGAGCGGCCGTGGCCTGGGAGCTCATCAGATCGCGGATCTCGGCGAGCAGCTCGACCTCGGTCGGATCCACCTCCTCCGGGTCGATGCCTTTGCGGCGCTTCTGCGCCTCATCCAGCTTGTTCATCGGCAGCACGAGCGCGAAGTACACGACCGCGGCGATGATCAGGAAATTGATGATGGCCGAGATGACGGCGCCGAAGTCCATGAAGGTGGCCTCGTTGCCCTCGACCAGCTGGATACCGAAGCCGTTGATCTCGGAGCCGCCGAAGACCGCGACGAGGGGATTGATGAGTGCATTGGTGAAGGCGGTGACGATGCCGGTGAACGCAGCGCCGATGACAACGCCGACGGCCAGATCGATGACATTGCCACGCATGATGAATTCTTTGAATCCCTGCAGCATGAAGACAACTCCTATGACGTATGGGGGACAAGGCGGGGGAGGAACTTGGCCTGTCTCGAGGTCCGGTAGCGAATTTACCCAAGAACACTGGGCGTGGCCATATGAATCTTTAAGGAAGCGGTGCCCTGGTCAACACCACGGCCAGCGGATGGGACAGGGAGGCGGCGGCGACCACGAGCCCGGACTCCGCATCGAGCGCCACCAGAACGGTGTCGGGGCTGCCCGTCGACTGTTCCCCGGCGGCGACGACGCGGGCGCCCTCCGCGACCACCCGGGGTCCGCTGGCGCCCGGATCATCCGAGACCGTGACGATTGAGACGGTGTCCCCGTGGGTGAGCAGCGCGGTGACTTCGGAGTCAGCCAGCGTCACCGGGACCAGGGTGGCATCCGGGCCGGCGAGCGCCTCGACCAGGCGGGCGTCGAGAAGCCGGGCGCCGGTGACGGGCTCTCCCGCGGTGGCTGCGGCAGTGATGGCCAGGCCCACGGCCTCGTCCGCGGCGGACAGTGCCGCCGACGGGGCCAGGGCCTCCGGGAACGTGACGGTATCCAGGTGCTCCGGCCCGAGGATCTGGCCGGCCTCAAGGTCCTCGGCGAAGACGAGCACGCTCGGGCCCCGGTCGCGGGCCCCGGTGACCGCGACTAGCAGCGCGGCGGCGAGCAGCGCCAGGGATGCGGCCCGGCGCAGGGCCACGGAGCGGTGGTGGCCAGGACCGGCCGGGCGCGTCCAGACGGGCAGAACCGACGACCCGGGGCCGCGGCGCAGGAAAGTGAGGGTCATACCTAGTTGGACTGGGCCGGGCGCCGCCGGGTTCCCGCTCAGCCGTCGTTTCTCGGCGCGGTGATCCCCGCGTCGGTGATGATGAGGTCGACGGGCATGTCGTGGGCCTCGGCCGGAATGTCCGCGCGGATTTCACCGTCGAAGAGCAGCACCGCCACCCGGGGGCGCTCCGCGCGGGTGTAGAGATGGGCGAGCGCGCGGTCGTAGTAGCCGGCGCCCTTGCCGATGCGCACCCCCGCCGGGTTCACCCCGAGCGCCGGCACCAGCACCAGGTCGCATTCGGTCAGCGCGTGCCAGTTATACCGTTGCCCGGTCGGTTCACGCACGCCGAGCTGCCCGGCGGCGGTGTCCTCGTCGCCCGCGTCGACGGCCCACAGCAGTTCATTGTCGGGACCGGAAATCGGCAGCCAGATGGTGTCGGCGACGGTGCGCAGCGCCTCGAGAAGCGTGCCGACGCCGGGTTCGGTGCCCAGCGGGTGGTAGGCGGCGACGGTGCTGCCGGGGGTGACGACCCGGAGGACGTTGGCGGTCAGGGCCGCGGACCGGGCGGCGAGTTCCTCGGCGCTGAGGGAGGTGCGGGCGTCGACGAGCGTACGACGCAGGCCACGCTTGATTTCCGGGAGGTCACGGTGGGATTCGGAGGTCATGGGGACAGCATAGATCGGGACCCGGGGCATGTGACGCCTGTCGCCACCGGCAGGCCCCTGCGGTCTTTGTCGGAGCCGTCAAGGTAGGGTGCTGTCTATGGTTGACTCGAATGCCGTTTCCCCGAACGGGGTAAAGACTGTCGTTGTCCCGGCTGCGGGGATGGGTACCCGGTTCCTGCCGGCGACGAAGACGGTCCCGAAGGAATTGCTGCCGGTCGTCGATACCCCGGGTATCGAGCTGATCGCCGAGGAGGCCTCCGCGCTCGGGGCCACCCGGCTGGCGGTGATCACCGCCCCGAACAAGCAGGAGGTGATGGCCCACTTCGGCGAGTACCCGGAGCTGGTGGAGATGCTGGCCTCGCGGGGCAAGGACGAGCAGGTCGCGAAGGTCCAGCGCGCGGCCGGGCTGATTCACCCGGTGGCGGTGGAGCAGGACAAGCCGCTGGGCCTGGGCCATGCCGTGGGGCTGGCGGAGTCGGTGCTGGATGCGGAGGAGGACTGCTTCGCGGTCATGCTGCCGGATGATCTGGTGCTGCAGAACCCGGGTGAGTTGTCGATCCTGGCGAAGATGGCGAAGGTGCGCGCCGAGCTCGGTGGTTCGGTGCTGTGCGCCTTCCAGGTGCAGCCGGATGAGGTGTGCAATTACGGGGTCTTCGACGTCGAGGAGATCGCCGAGACCCCGGGGCTGCCGGGGGACCGAGTCAAGCGTGTGCGGGGCATGGTGGAGAAGCCGGAGCAGGAGGACGCTCCCTCGACGCTGGCCGCGGCGGGACGCTACCTGCTGGATCGGGCCGTGTTTGACGCGCTGCGCCGGATCACGCCGGGCAAGGGCGGGGAGCTGCAGCTGACCGACGCGATCGAGCTGATGATCCGGGAGGGTCACCCGGTGCATGTGGTGGTGCATCAGGGGGCGCGTCATGATCTGGGTAACCCGGCCGGTTATATTCCGGCGAACGTGGATTTTGGTCTGCAGCACCCGAAGTACGGGCCGTCGGTCTACCGGGCGGTCAAGAGCATCCTCGCCGACTACGAGGCCGAGCAGGGGCTGGACGCGGAGTAGGTCTTCGCCGCTGGCGGCCCGCCGCACGCCTCTCACGCGGTAGGCTCGTCCCAGCAACCCCACACGTCCCACATTTTCCGGGTGGCCGGCCACTCACGCGTGCTCCGGCCACGCAGTCATTCAGGAGGCTGACCACGTGCGTTCCGTCGAAGAGCAGTTGGCGATCGTCACCGACGCGGCGATGACCCCTGAGCCGGTGCGGATTTCGATCACCGACGCCCTCGGCCTCATGAGCGCCGAAGAGGTCAAGGCGGAGCGCGCCCTGCCGGGCTTCCCCCAGGCGGCCATCGACGGATACGCGGTGCGAGCCGTGGACGTCGGCGGCGAGCGGGCCCTCTCCGCCCGTGTGCACGACCCGGAGAACCCAGAGAACGTGCCGCCGGTCCCGCAGTCAGCCTCCTCGCTGCCCGTCGTCGGCGAGGTTCCGGCCGGCTCCCGCCAGCCGCTGCGTCTCCAGCCCAAGCAGGCCGTCCGCGTCCACACCGGCGCACCGCTGCCCGCGCTCGCCGACGCCGTCCTTCCCCTCGACTGGTCCGACCGCGGACGCAAACGGGTCACCGCCCGCCGCCCGGTCCGATCCGGTGACTTCGTCCGCCGGGAGGGCGACGACATCCAGCCGGGCGATGTGGCCGTCTCCGCCGGCAGCGTGCTCGGCCCCGCCCAGATCGGCCTGCTCGCGGCCTCCGGCCGGTCCAAGGTGCTGGTCTACCCGCGCCCGCGCGTGTCCGTGTTCAGCTTCGGCGCCCAGCTCGTCGACGTCGACCGGGAGCCGGGACTCGGCCAGGTCATCGACGTCACCTCCTACGCCCTGGCGGCGGCCGCGAAGGAGGCCGGAGCCGACGCCACCCGGGTCGGCATCGTCACCGGGGAACCGCGCCGCCTGCGCGAGCAGATCGAAACCCAGCTCCAGCGCAGCGAGGTGATCATCATCTCCGGGGCCGTCGGCGGCTCCGGCTCGGACCCGATCCGGGAGGTCCTTGAGGAAGTCGGCCAGATCGACACGACCCGCGTCGCCATGCACCCCGGCTCCGTCCAGGGGTTCGGGCTACTCGGGGACGAGCGCGTCCCGGTCTTCCTCCTGCCGAGCAACCCGGTGTCCGCGCTGGTGGCCTTCGAGGTGTTCGTCCGCCCGCTCATCCGCCTGTCCCTGGGCAAGCGCAACGTCAACCGCCGCGTCGTCAGGGCGCGCTCCCTCAACCACGTCGCCTCCGTCCCCGGGCGCCGGGGTTATGTCCGCGCCCGCCTCATGCGTGACGCGGAGACCCAGGACTATCTGGTCGAGGGGCTCGGGGGCGCCACCGGTGCGCCCGCGCACCTGCTGGCGGGACTCGCCGAGGCCAACGCCATGATCCGCATCCCCGAGGACGTCACGGACCTGCGCCCCGGCGACGTCGTCGACGTCCTCTTCCTGGCCCAGCGGTCCTGACCGATGCTGGACCCCTTCGGGCTGGCCTGGAAGAGCTTTGAGACCCCCGCTTCCGGCCCACGGCACCCCGAACACCCCGGCTGGGCGGAATCGACTCCCACGGTCGTGCTGCGCGACGGTTCCCGCCTCCGCCTGCGCCCGCTGACCAGCCGGGACGGCGAGGACTGGCGGCAGATGAGGCTGCTCGACGAATCCTGGCTCCGCCCCGTCGAGCCCACCCCCTGGGACACCTGGGAGGCCTCCCACGACGAGGCGTCCTGG from Corynebacterium guangdongense includes the following:
- the rpmG gene encoding 50S ribosomal protein L33; this encodes MARNDIRPIIKLKSTAGTGYTYVTRKNKRNNPDRISMMKYDPVVRKHVEFREER
- a CDS encoding SAF domain-containing protein, which gives rise to MTLTFLRRGPGSSVLPVWTRPAGPGHHRSVALRRAASLALLAAALLVAVTGARDRGPSVLVFAEDLEAGQILGPEHLDTVTFPEALAPSAALSAADEAVGLAITAAATAGEPVTGARLLDARLVEALAGPDATLVPVTLADSEVTALLTHGDTVSIVTVSDDPGASGPRVVAEGARVVAAGEQSTGSPDTVLVALDAESGLVVAAASLSHPLAVVLTRAPLP
- a CDS encoding HAMP domain-containing sensor histidine kinase is translated as MLRKPIPHPEIPGGSSEPVAAGAEGAALDDGTQGSSAASAGAQAPLRWRLAMLTAMVVAVAVGAMTVVTYWTISASVTAAVDHNLDVKADPFIERAADPEFFLSVDEEIANFKRYNPDIRVSIATPQNAYVAGDNIPAGDVAEGGGAEAAQGTDGAEGAEGGAQTSARTVGHERILTQRAEGVTVVLAQNMDATHQLIAALGAVLLVITALGVLLSIAAGMVVATAGLRPLSRVQRAVEYVTRTDDLRPIQVVGNDELAQLTRSFNAMLAALQDSRNRQTQLVADAGHELKTPLTSIRTNIDLLIMLNHSGEQHRLSESDMRDLENDVRAQLDEMSRLIGDLVDLAREETPIQQVSETDVEEVLFQSINRVQRRRPDVTFDVESVPWLVMADPASLGRVMVNLLDNAGKWSPKQGTVRVALTRIGPDTAELSVADSGPGIAEQEREAVFERFYRSTESRSMPGSGLGLAIVKQVVDRLGGTIVAEESADGGTLMRATLPGHAPLDDEEGDSARTTLAPDSEERGVAFTERWFTGWQT
- a CDS encoding S1C family serine protease, which codes for MTNIPGDPPSSPHGPGADPGPVEGPHYQNVSSPYGQTPRQDAPRQVYGPGLDPGLDDADRPAPSGPATAGGRKVGLSTALGLMLAGAVAAGSVTGVAVSSLGSDSGGEADAPAAANDGPSNSLEAPSADAPPAEEGSVEHVASTVLPAVVSIQVVTPGSAGEGSGSIISQDGYVLTNHHVVGAAGENGTIQVTLHDGRQIPADLVASDPATDIGVIKIRDQQGLPTIQFGDSSQLNVGQEVVAVGAPLGLSGTVTSGIVSALNRPVRATQDGGESSLIDGIQTDAAINPGNSGGPLVDMNGHIIGMNSVIATASQTSGSIGLGFAIPSNFAQRVAQQLIEDGRAVQPMLGVTVDIRSQARGAQVNEVMPDGPAAQAGIEPGEVIRRIDDRAIDTADALIAAVRSQDFGETVTLEVYNPERDETRSVDVTLSEE
- the rpmB gene encoding 50S ribosomal protein L28 is translated as MSAICQVTGRKPEFGKTVSHSHRRHSRRWNPNIQRKRYYLPSEGRTITLNVSVKGMKVIDRDGIESVVAKIRARGEKI
- the glp gene encoding molybdotransferase-like divisome protein Glp; this encodes MRSVEEQLAIVTDAAMTPEPVRISITDALGLMSAEEVKAERALPGFPQAAIDGYAVRAVDVGGERALSARVHDPENPENVPPVPQSASSLPVVGEVPAGSRQPLRLQPKQAVRVHTGAPLPALADAVLPLDWSDRGRKRVTARRPVRSGDFVRREGDDIQPGDVAVSAGSVLGPAQIGLLAASGRSKVLVYPRPRVSVFSFGAQLVDVDREPGLGQVIDVTSYALAAAAKEAGADATRVGIVTGEPRRLREQIETQLQRSEVIIISGAVGGSGSDPIREVLEEVGQIDTTRVAMHPGSVQGFGLLGDERVPVFLLPSNPVSALVAFEVFVRPLIRLSLGKRNVNRRVVRARSLNHVASVPGRRGYVRARLMRDAETQDYLVEGLGGATGAPAHLLAGLAEANAMIRIPEDVTDLRPGDVVDVLFLAQRS
- the rpsN gene encoding 30S ribosomal protein S14, with amino-acid sequence MAKKSKIAKNEQRKEIVARYAERRAELKAIIKNPNTSDEDRLDAQFELNRQPRDASAVRVRNRDAHDGRPRGYLRKFGLSRVRMREMAHRGELPGVRKSSW
- a CDS encoding 5-formyltetrahydrofolate cyclo-ligase; translation: MTSESHRDLPEIKRGLRRTLVDARTSLSAEELAARSAALTANVLRVVTPGSTVAAYHPLGTEPGVGTLLEALRTVADTIWLPISGPDNELLWAVDAGDEDTAAGQLGVREPTGQRYNWHALTECDLVLVPALGVNPAGVRIGKGAGYYDRALAHLYTRAERPRVAVLLFDGEIRADIPAEAHDMPVDLIITDAGITAPRNDG
- a CDS encoding MogA/MoaB family molybdenum cofactor biosynthesis protein, translated to MNRPLEETVVPENRNTDLLDLVEPDDDLLLAAEREADVAPARRRALLVLVRDHVPDGDDIDRVATELLVAAGFQVDACVTVKNKKNQIRKAIETAVVGGVDLLLTVGGTGVRPRDKTPEATAVVLDQELPGIAQALRASAREAGAIDAMVSRGVAGLSGSTVVVNLAGSREAIEDGLSTLPPLVMYLIDQLNTHSVDEF
- a CDS encoding response regulator transcription factor is translated as MKILVVDDEQAVRESLRRSLAFNGYDVSLAEDGAEGLEKIQREQPDLVILDVMMPQMDGLEVCRTLRSTGYDRPVLMLTARDGVADRVAGLDAGADDYLPKPFALEELLARVRSLLRRAAQEATTSPVEPTELVFEDLTMNPQTRDVRRGERSISLTRTEFALLQLLMQNPRVVLARQTILEEVWGYDFPTSGNALEVYIGYLRRKTEAGGEPRLIHTVRGVGYVLRETAP
- the rpmF gene encoding 50S ribosomal protein L32, giving the protein MATPKFKMSRANTRMRRSQWKADNVALQEVTIDGQTVRIPRRLVKAAKLGLVDVEQF
- a CDS encoding type B 50S ribosomal protein L31 gives rise to the protein MRSDIHPDYHPVVFQDAGTGFQFLTRSTATSDRTVEFEGAEYPLIVVDVTSESHPFWTGAQRVMDTAGRVEKFNKRFGAMARRKKKTENN
- a CDS encoding UTP--glucose-1-phosphate uridylyltransferase yields the protein MVDSNAVSPNGVKTVVVPAAGMGTRFLPATKTVPKELLPVVDTPGIELIAEEASALGATRLAVITAPNKQEVMAHFGEYPELVEMLASRGKDEQVAKVQRAAGLIHPVAVEQDKPLGLGHAVGLAESVLDAEEDCFAVMLPDDLVLQNPGELSILAKMAKVRAELGGSVLCAFQVQPDEVCNYGVFDVEEIAETPGLPGDRVKRVRGMVEKPEQEDAPSTLAAAGRYLLDRAVFDALRRITPGKGGELQLTDAIELMIREGHPVHVVVHQGARHDLGNPAGYIPANVDFGLQHPKYGPSVYRAVKSILADYEAEQGLDAE
- the mscL gene encoding large-conductance mechanosensitive channel protein MscL, translated to MLQGFKEFIMRGNVIDLAVGVVIGAAFTGIVTAFTNALINPLVAVFGGSEINGFGIQLVEGNEATFMDFGAVISAIINFLIIAAVVYFALVLPMNKLDEAQKRRKGIDPEEVDPTEVELLAEIRDLMSSQATAAPNDGSTKL